One genomic region from Paraburkholderia azotifigens encodes:
- a CDS encoding accessory factor UbiK family protein — MKQPNDVFNDFQARVSELFKNSPAKDVERNVRAMLSQGFSKLDLVTREEFDTQTQVLVRTRARLEELERRVAELEQKLPVSQAS, encoded by the coding sequence ATGAAACAACCAAACGACGTCTTCAACGACTTTCAGGCCCGGGTCTCCGAGCTGTTCAAAAACTCACCGGCGAAAGATGTCGAACGCAACGTGCGCGCAATGCTGTCGCAAGGCTTCTCGAAGCTCGATCTCGTGACGCGCGAAGAATTCGATACTCAAACGCAGGTTCTCGTGCGCACGCGTGCCCGGCTCGAAGAGCTGGAACGGCGCGTCGCTGAACTGGAGCAGAAGCTGCCTGTGAGCCAGGCCTCCTGA
- the gshA gene encoding glutamate--cysteine ligase, giving the protein MVPHLVTALNGPLLDLERKILDATPAIERWFRLEWQEHTPPFYCSVDLRNAGFKLAPVDTNLFPGAFNNLPQETLPLAVQAAMASIEKICPDAKNLLVIPERHTRNAFYLENVARLATIMRQAGLNVRFGTLDENIVGPVTIALSDGQKIVLEPLERSARRIGLKNFDPCSILLNNDLSGGIPAVLENLHEQYVLPPLHAGWAVRRKSTHFSCYDDVAKKFAKMVEIDPWMINPYFAHVEGVDFEARTGEEALADAIDGVLKKIAKKYREYGISERPYVVIKSDAGTYGMGVMTVHDASEVAALTKGERAKMATTKEGLEVHDMIVQEGVYTFERIGEEVAEPVVYMIDRYVVGGFYRVHGSRERDQNLNAPGMHFVPLGFEHTALPDAHAKPGAAPPNRFYMYGVVGRLGLLAASVELERTDPEAIQV; this is encoded by the coding sequence ATGGTTCCGCATTTAGTTACGGCGTTAAACGGCCCGCTGCTCGATCTCGAGCGGAAGATCCTCGACGCCACGCCTGCAATCGAACGCTGGTTCCGCCTCGAATGGCAGGAGCACACGCCACCGTTCTATTGCTCGGTGGATCTGCGTAACGCCGGTTTCAAGCTCGCGCCCGTCGATACCAACCTCTTCCCCGGCGCGTTCAACAACCTGCCGCAGGAAACGCTGCCGCTCGCCGTGCAGGCGGCGATGGCGTCGATCGAAAAGATCTGTCCGGACGCGAAGAACCTGCTGGTGATTCCCGAGCGTCACACGCGCAATGCGTTTTACCTGGAGAATGTCGCGCGGCTCGCGACGATCATGCGTCAGGCGGGCCTGAACGTCCGCTTCGGCACGCTCGATGAAAACATCGTCGGTCCCGTCACGATCGCGCTGTCGGACGGTCAGAAGATCGTGCTGGAGCCGCTTGAGCGCTCGGCGCGCCGCATCGGGCTGAAGAATTTCGACCCGTGCTCGATCCTGCTGAACAACGATCTGTCGGGCGGCATCCCCGCCGTGCTGGAAAATCTGCACGAGCAATACGTGCTCCCGCCGCTGCACGCGGGCTGGGCCGTGCGCCGCAAGTCGACGCACTTCTCCTGCTACGACGACGTCGCGAAAAAGTTCGCGAAGATGGTCGAGATCGACCCGTGGATGATCAATCCGTACTTCGCGCACGTCGAAGGCGTGGACTTCGAGGCGCGTACGGGCGAGGAAGCGCTCGCCGACGCGATCGACGGCGTGCTGAAGAAGATCGCGAAGAAATATCGCGAGTACGGCATTTCGGAGCGTCCGTACGTCGTCATCAAGTCGGACGCGGGCACGTACGGGATGGGTGTGATGACCGTGCACGACGCTTCGGAAGTGGCCGCGCTCACGAAGGGCGAGCGCGCCAAAATGGCGACCACGAAGGAAGGGCTCGAAGTGCACGACATGATCGTGCAGGAAGGCGTCTATACCTTCGAGCGGATCGGCGAGGAAGTCGCCGAGCCCGTCGTGTACATGATCGACCGGTATGTAGTGGGCGGGTTCTATCGCGTGCACGGCAGCCGCGAACGCGACCAGAACCTGAATGCGCCGGGCATGCATTTCGTGCCGCTCGGCTTCGAGCACACCGCGCTGCCGGACGCGCACGCGAAGCCGGGTGCGGCGCCGCCCAACCGGTTCTACATGTACGGCGTAGTGGGGCGGCTGGGGCTGCTGGCGGCATCGGTGGAACTGGAGCGGACCGATCCCGAGGCGATTCAGGTCTGA
- a CDS encoding ammonium transporter produces MRKLLMSLLMAGSLLSVGIGAALADDASAPAAASAPDTTASAPAASDAAAAPAASAPAADASAAPAASAPADASAAAPASDAAPAAPTAPFSVDSSKISSGDTAWMLTSTALVLFMTIPGLALFYAGMVRKKNVLATVMQSFAITCLVTVIWTVLGYSLAFTPGGSFLGGFSRVMLNGMAFIKGDKATTLTVSHLAPTIPESVYFVYQMTFAIITPALITGAFADRMKFSAMLIFMTLWSIIVYSPIAHMVWEPTGWLASAGILDFAGGTVVHINAGIAGLVCCLVLGKRTGYGKDSMAPHNLVLTMIGASMLWVGWFGFNAGSAVAADGRAGFAMLTTQVATGIAALGWMFAEWIAKGKPSVLGIASGAVAGLVAITPASGFVGVGGALAIGLIAGVVCFWSATWLKHKMGYDDSLDAFGVHCIGGIVGAILTGVFAVKDIGGADGSVLLQLKGVATTLVYSGVISFILLKIIDVTIGLRVSEEEEREGLDVILHGEHVE; encoded by the coding sequence ATGCGTAAATTATTGATGTCCCTGCTGATGGCCGGCTCGCTGCTGTCGGTCGGCATCGGCGCTGCCCTCGCGGACGACGCGTCGGCACCCGCAGCGGCTTCCGCCCCGGACACGACGGCGAGCGCACCGGCTGCGTCGGATGCCGCCGCGGCACCCGCTGCCAGCGCACCCGCCGCCGACGCTTCCGCTGCACCGGCAGCCAGCGCCCCGGCCGACGCATCGGCCGCGGCACCCGCGTCGGACGCTGCACCCGCCGCGCCGACGGCCCCGTTCTCGGTCGATTCGTCGAAGATCAGCTCGGGCGACACGGCCTGGATGCTGACGTCCACGGCCCTCGTGCTGTTCATGACGATCCCCGGCCTCGCGCTCTTCTATGCCGGCATGGTCCGCAAGAAGAACGTGCTCGCCACCGTCATGCAAAGCTTCGCGATCACCTGTCTCGTGACGGTGATCTGGACGGTGCTCGGCTACAGCCTCGCGTTCACGCCGGGCGGCTCGTTCCTCGGCGGCTTCTCGCGCGTGATGCTGAACGGCATGGCGTTCATCAAGGGCGACAAGGCGACCACGCTGACGGTCAGCCATCTCGCGCCGACCATTCCGGAATCGGTCTACTTCGTCTACCAGATGACGTTCGCGATCATCACGCCGGCACTGATCACGGGCGCCTTCGCGGACCGCATGAAGTTCTCGGCGATGCTGATTTTCATGACGCTGTGGTCGATCATCGTCTACTCGCCGATCGCGCACATGGTCTGGGAACCGACGGGCTGGCTCGCTAGCGCCGGAATCCTCGACTTCGCGGGCGGCACGGTGGTGCACATCAACGCGGGTATCGCGGGTCTGGTCTGCTGCCTGGTGCTGGGCAAGCGCACGGGCTACGGCAAGGACTCGATGGCACCGCACAACCTCGTGCTGACGATGATCGGCGCATCGATGCTGTGGGTGGGCTGGTTCGGCTTCAACGCGGGTTCGGCAGTGGCGGCTGACGGCCGTGCCGGTTTCGCGATGCTGACGACGCAGGTTGCAACGGGCATTGCCGCACTCGGCTGGATGTTTGCTGAATGGATTGCGAAGGGCAAGCCGTCGGTGCTGGGCATCGCATCGGGCGCCGTGGCCGGTCTGGTCGCGATTACGCCGGCTTCGGGCTTCGTCGGTGTGGGCGGCGCGCTCGCCATCGGTCTGATCGCAGGCGTGGTGTGCTTCTGGTCGGCAACGTGGCTCAAGCACAAGATGGGCTACGACGACTCGCTCGACGCGTTCGGCGTGCACTGCATCGGCGGTATCGTCGGCGCAATTCTGACGGGCGTGTTCGCCGTCAAGGATATCGGCGGCGCGGACGGCAGCGTTCTGCTTCAACTGAAGGGCGTCGCGACGACGCTCGTGTACAGCGGCGTGATCAGCTTCATCCTGCTGAAGATCATCGACGTGACGATCGGCCTGCGCGTGTCGGAAGAAGAAGAGCGCGAAGGTCTGGACGTGATCCTGCACGGCGAACACGTCGAGTAA
- a CDS encoding sigma-54-dependent transcriptional regulator, with protein MVNKGLQVLYIEDDELVRRASVQSLQLAGFEVLGHASVESAAKLIHAEFSGVIVSDIRLPGASGLDLLAQCRERAPDVPVILVTGHGDISMAVQAMRDGAYDFIEKPFASERLIETVRRALERRTLVLENLALRRELAGQGTLAPRIIGRSLAIEQVRKLIANVAPTDASVLINGDTGAGKELIARSLHELSPRRDKPFLAVNCGALPEPMFESEMFGYEPGAFTGAAKRRIGKLEHASGGTLFLDEIESMPLALQVKLLRVLQDGVLERLGSNQPIRVDCRIVAAAKGDMTEHVAAGTFRRDLLYRLNVVTIALPPLSERREDIVPLFEHFLLDAAVRYQRPAPILTDRQRTNLMQREWPGNVRELRNAADRFVLGVGDDTATAAAADDDALTSLTQPLKERVEQFERAVIAEALEQTGGAVAVAADRLQVGKATLYEKIKRYGLAVRAEGER; from the coding sequence ATGGTGAACAAAGGCTTGCAAGTCCTCTATATCGAAGACGATGAACTTGTGCGCCGCGCGAGCGTGCAAAGCCTGCAGCTCGCAGGATTCGAAGTGCTCGGCCATGCGTCGGTGGAATCGGCGGCGAAGCTGATCCACGCGGAGTTTTCGGGCGTGATCGTCAGCGATATCCGTTTGCCCGGCGCGAGCGGCCTCGATCTGCTCGCGCAATGCCGCGAGCGCGCGCCCGACGTGCCCGTCATTCTCGTCACGGGTCATGGCGATATCTCGATGGCCGTGCAGGCGATGCGCGACGGCGCGTATGACTTCATCGAAAAGCCGTTCGCCTCTGAGCGGCTGATCGAAACCGTGCGCCGCGCGCTGGAGCGTCGCACGCTGGTGCTCGAAAACCTCGCGCTGCGCCGCGAACTCGCGGGACAGGGCACGCTCGCGCCGCGCATCATCGGACGCAGTCTTGCCATCGAACAGGTGCGCAAGCTGATCGCAAACGTCGCGCCCACGGATGCGTCCGTCCTGATCAACGGCGATACGGGCGCGGGCAAGGAACTGATCGCGCGCAGTCTGCATGAGCTGTCGCCGCGCCGCGACAAGCCGTTTCTCGCCGTGAACTGCGGCGCGCTGCCCGAGCCGATGTTCGAGTCGGAGATGTTCGGCTACGAGCCGGGTGCGTTCACGGGCGCGGCGAAGCGGCGCATCGGCAAGCTGGAGCACGCGTCGGGCGGCACGCTGTTTCTCGACGAGATCGAAAGCATGCCGCTCGCGCTGCAGGTCAAGCTGCTGCGCGTGCTGCAGGACGGCGTGCTGGAGCGGCTCGGGTCGAATCAGCCGATTCGTGTCGATTGCCGGATCGTCGCGGCGGCGAAGGGCGACATGACCGAACATGTCGCGGCGGGTACGTTCCGGCGCGATCTGCTGTACCGGCTCAACGTGGTGACGATCGCGCTGCCGCCGCTGTCCGAGCGGCGCGAGGACATCGTGCCGTTGTTCGAGCATTTCCTGCTCGACGCGGCCGTGCGTTATCAGCGTCCCGCTCCGATTCTCACTGACCGGCAGCGCACGAATCTCATGCAACGCGAGTGGCCCGGCAACGTGCGCGAGCTGCGCAACGCGGCGGATCGTTTCGTGCTGGGCGTCGGCGACGATACGGCAACCGCGGCGGCGGCCGACGACGACGCGCTGACGTCACTCACGCAGCCGCTGAAGGAGCGTGTCGAGCAGTTCGAGCGCGCGGTGATCGCGGAGGCGCTGGAGCAGACGGGCGGCGCTGTCGCCGTGGCGGCGGACAGGCTGCAGGTCGGCAAGGCGACGCTCTATGAAAAAATCAAACGCTATGGATTGGCGGTGCGCGCAGAGGGCGAGCGCTAG
- the gshB gene encoding glutathione synthase encodes MDILFIADPLSRFKIYKDSTYAMMAEAAKRGHTLYACEPQHLAWTGSGVEANVYRFEIVGDQADGHRDVWYEAQPIEARTLASFGAVLMRKDPPFDMEYVTSTWLLELAERAGARIFNKPQAIRDHSEKMAIGEFPQFVAPTLVTRDPARLRAFHAEHGDVILKPLDGMGGMGVFRVKADGMNLGSIVEMLSHDGARSVMAQKFIPEIKAGDKRILLIGGEPVPYSLARIPQGNEVRGNLAAGGLGVAQPLTARDREIAEALGPVLKARGLLLVGLDAIGDWLTEVNVTSPTCFREIMEQTGFDVAAMFIDALEKAVG; translated from the coding sequence ATGGACATTCTCTTCATCGCCGACCCGCTTTCCCGCTTCAAGATCTACAAGGACTCGACCTACGCGATGATGGCCGAGGCCGCGAAGCGCGGCCACACGCTGTATGCGTGCGAGCCGCAGCATCTGGCGTGGACGGGCAGCGGCGTCGAGGCGAACGTGTACCGCTTCGAGATCGTCGGCGATCAGGCGGACGGCCATCGCGATGTCTGGTACGAGGCTCAGCCCATCGAGGCGCGCACGCTCGCGAGCTTCGGTGCCGTGCTGATGCGCAAGGATCCGCCGTTCGACATGGAGTACGTGACGTCGACATGGCTGCTCGAACTGGCCGAGCGCGCGGGCGCGCGCATCTTCAACAAGCCCCAGGCGATCCGCGATCACTCGGAAAAGATGGCGATCGGCGAGTTTCCGCAGTTCGTCGCGCCGACGCTCGTGACGCGCGATCCGGCGCGCCTGCGCGCGTTTCATGCCGAACACGGCGACGTGATCCTGAAGCCGCTCGACGGCATGGGCGGCATGGGCGTGTTCCGCGTGAAGGCGGACGGCATGAACCTTGGCTCGATCGTCGAGATGCTGAGCCACGACGGCGCGCGTTCGGTGATGGCGCAGAAGTTCATCCCCGAGATCAAGGCGGGCGACAAACGCATTCTGCTAATCGGCGGCGAGCCGGTGCCGTATTCGCTCGCGCGCATCCCGCAGGGCAATGAGGTGCGCGGCAATCTCGCCGCAGGCGGTCTGGGCGTCGCGCAGCCGCTGACGGCGCGCGACCGCGAAATCGCCGAAGCCCTCGGCCCGGTGCTGAAGGCGCGCGGGCTGCTGCTCGTCGGACTCGACGCGATCGGCGACTGGCTGACGGAGGTGAACGTCACGAGCCCGACGTGCTTCCGCGAGATCATGGAGCAGACGGGTTTCGACGTCGCCGCGATGTTCATCGATGCGCTAGAGAAAGCAGTCGGTTGA
- a CDS encoding TlpA disulfide reductase family protein: protein MSQTNVSRRSSPMRYIAAAVVAGAIAVAGYFAFGSQQHVPDATFTLLSGQKVSTADLKGKVYLVNFWATSCDTCMKEMPQMIDTYNRFKGRGLEFVAVAMKYDAPMYVTNYTETRRLPFKVAMDDGSAAKQFGNVQLTPTTFVIGRDGKILKRYVGEPSFQELDALLDKQLGSA, encoded by the coding sequence ATGAGCCAAACCAACGTTTCCCGGCGCTCGAGCCCGATGCGCTACATCGCTGCCGCCGTCGTTGCCGGTGCGATTGCCGTCGCGGGCTACTTCGCGTTCGGCAGCCAGCAGCACGTGCCCGATGCGACGTTCACGCTGCTGTCCGGCCAGAAGGTGTCGACGGCCGATCTGAAGGGCAAGGTCTATCTCGTCAACTTCTGGGCGACGAGCTGCGACACCTGCATGAAGGAAATGCCGCAGATGATCGACACGTATAACCGCTTCAAAGGCAGGGGCCTGGAGTTCGTCGCAGTCGCGATGAAGTACGACGCGCCGATGTATGTGACGAACTACACCGAGACGCGCCGCCTGCCGTTCAAGGTCGCGATGGACGACGGGTCTGCCGCGAAGCAGTTCGGCAACGTGCAGCTCACACCAACCACGTTCGTCATCGGTCGAGACGGCAAGATTCTGAAACGATATGTCGGCGAGCCGAGTTTCCAGGAACTCGACGCGCTCCTGGACAAGCAACTCGGTTCAGCCTGA
- a CDS encoding sensor histidine kinase, translating to MKAAPRQHGAAPLVTNAAEAPGAFDDDERYATIGDPHRTTSAIVTRRLLILFALVAGLVAACGLTWTITWQHGIDTLRRNAAVRADRTTSTLKSTLERYESLPYLLGEHPLVQDVLVDPDASNVARANQYLADLNRRARANVAYLVTASGRCVAASNFDQPDSFIGQEYLFRPYFVEAIKGKVGRFFGIGTTSLDPGYYISQPVRRDGKIVGVAVVKLNLEWFQGADASEPMIVTDDHGVIFLSSVPAWKYHTVKPLTSDVIASIYDTRQYARQPIAPLPMSVVRTLEGGAQIVRIGGGRAGNYAAPRFLASQRALGEPDWRLITMAPIDPVNADARYATIVTGFGYVSLCLLLFYWRMRRARVREVMRSRALLQKAYAELNQRVAERTVDLSQANEQLKKEVSERTRAEQELRDAHDELIQASKLAALGQMAAGITHELNQPLAALRGFSDNTRVFLERGDHESAKENLEAIAALTERMGKITNQLKLFVGRARPRNARAGVARALRNVLTLLQKRLQDVTVEVSLSDDGAAPVRFNLDVDDLKLVAHCDDLRLEQVLINLLGNALDAVAGTPAPRIAINVQTSPESLAIIVSDNGPGIPDDVLPRLFEPFFTTKEMGQGLGLGLAICSSIARDCGGSLAARNNAQGGAEFVLTLRRARAQETDSADSVTTGS from the coding sequence ATGAAAGCGGCGCCGCGGCAACATGGCGCGGCGCCGCTTGTTACAAATGCGGCGGAAGCGCCCGGCGCGTTCGACGACGATGAACGATATGCCACAATAGGCGATCCTCATCGAACGACTTCCGCCATCGTGACGCGCCGCCTGCTGATCCTGTTCGCGCTGGTCGCCGGGCTCGTCGCGGCCTGCGGACTCACGTGGACCATCACGTGGCAGCACGGCATCGATACGCTGCGGCGCAACGCTGCAGTGCGTGCGGACCGCACCACTTCCACGCTCAAGAGCACGCTCGAACGCTACGAGTCGCTGCCCTATCTGCTCGGCGAACATCCCCTCGTGCAGGACGTGCTCGTCGATCCCGACGCGAGCAATGTCGCGCGCGCCAATCAATATCTCGCCGACCTGAACCGCCGCGCCCGTGCCAATGTGGCGTATCTCGTCACGGCGTCGGGCCGCTGCGTGGCCGCGAGCAACTTCGATCAGCCCGACAGCTTCATCGGCCAGGAGTATCTGTTCCGGCCGTATTTCGTCGAAGCGATCAAAGGCAAGGTTGGACGCTTCTTCGGCATCGGCACGACATCGCTCGATCCCGGCTACTACATTTCGCAACCGGTGCGCCGCGACGGCAAGATCGTCGGCGTGGCCGTGGTGAAGCTGAATCTCGAATGGTTTCAGGGCGCCGATGCGTCCGAGCCGATGATCGTCACCGACGATCACGGCGTCATTTTTCTGTCGTCGGTGCCCGCGTGGAAGTACCACACGGTCAAGCCGCTCACGAGCGATGTGATCGCGTCGATCTACGACACGCGCCAGTACGCGCGCCAGCCAATCGCGCCGCTGCCGATGTCGGTCGTGCGCACGCTCGAAGGCGGCGCGCAGATCGTGCGGATCGGCGGCGGCCGCGCGGGGAACTATGCGGCGCCGCGTTTTCTCGCGTCGCAGCGCGCGCTGGGCGAACCGGACTGGCGCCTCATCACCATGGCGCCCATCGATCCCGTCAACGCCGACGCGCGCTATGCAACGATCGTGACGGGCTTCGGCTATGTATCGCTGTGTCTGCTGCTGTTCTACTGGCGCATGCGCCGCGCGCGCGTGCGCGAAGTGATGCGCAGCCGCGCGCTGTTGCAGAAGGCGTATGCCGAACTGAACCAGCGCGTGGCCGAGCGCACTGTCGATCTGTCGCAGGCCAACGAGCAGCTGAAGAAAGAAGTCAGCGAGCGCACGCGCGCCGAACAGGAGTTGCGCGACGCGCACGACGAGCTGATCCAGGCAAGCAAGCTCGCCGCGCTTGGACAGATGGCGGCTGGCATCACGCATGAACTGAATCAGCCGCTTGCCGCGTTGCGCGGCTTTTCCGACAACACGCGCGTGTTTCTCGAACGCGGCGACCACGAATCCGCGAAGGAAAACCTCGAAGCGATCGCCGCGCTCACCGAGCGCATGGGCAAGATCACGAATCAACTGAAGCTGTTCGTCGGACGCGCACGGCCGCGCAACGCGCGCGCGGGCGTGGCGCGCGCTTTGCGCAATGTGTTGACGCTGTTGCAGAAGCGCTTGCAGGACGTGACGGTCGAGGTATCGCTGAGCGACGACGGCGCGGCGCCCGTGCGCTTCAATCTCGACGTAGACGATCTAAAGCTCGTCGCGCATTGCGACGACTTGCGGCTCGAACAGGTGCTGATCAATCTGCTCGGCAATGCGCTCGACGCGGTTGCCGGAACGCCTGCGCCGCGTATCGCGATCAACGTGCAAACGTCGCCGGAATCGCTCGCGATCATCGTGAGCGACAATGGTCCCGGCATCCCCGACGATGTGTTGCCGCGGCTTTTCGAACCCTTCTTCACAACGAAGGAAATGGGCCAGGGGCTGGGACTCGGCCTTGCGATCTGCTCGTCGATCGCGCGCGATTGCGGCGGCTCGCTCGCCGCGCGCAACAACGCGCAAGGCGGCGCCGAGTTCGTGCTGACGCTGCGGCGCGCACGCGCACAGGAAACGGATAGCGCGGACTCCGTCACGACGGGTTCCTGA
- a CDS encoding M35 family metallo-endopeptidase, which translates to MPLALAPATQPQVRGYSQAQRVVPYTQQEPPARNVNVSPYGTGDARHTCSNNGDDADGRSTGSALRPLRPQVPGAANRPWNSIDDESGNHVRDRWDESGTHVRDSWNDRNGARTHEKWDRDGVHVRDAWNERTGRHQRDVWASDGTHVRDTWDELGNYLPEAWNAQSQYLRKAWNELTARLQDMFKLEHGGEAGPSGNRGRHVWSAPSSPVEGQARPGTERGDAYFHQPGAGNRRAGPPNVTTPASRPVGDNRYGRGAGPIAPGSGDGGGCGGSAGPTGGAGNTGPMRNAGPSGDAPDPAPTTNGDASQFSQAQLVRLNGATQNLIHIIDRALERLDKYGANDPELKKWFGDNADPEQIRQTLTKMRDTLASGNYKLVLDPPTRDNWEMAHVSPDDASHTIHIRPHMLDPVFGKYTPEITLAHELSHFNDIGGTRDLTYGDGNASALAQTNSANAMHNAENYGMFIRQVTQA; encoded by the coding sequence GTGCCGCTGGCGCTGGCGCCCGCGACGCAACCGCAAGTACGCGGGTATTCGCAGGCCCAGCGCGTGGTCCCGTATACGCAGCAGGAGCCGCCTGCGCGAAACGTCAATGTCTCGCCGTACGGCACCGGCGATGCGCGCCATACGTGCAGCAACAACGGTGACGATGCCGACGGCAGATCGACGGGAAGCGCCCTCCGGCCGCTGCGGCCTCAGGTACCCGGCGCGGCAAACCGTCCCTGGAATTCGATCGACGACGAGAGCGGCAATCACGTCCGCGACCGCTGGGACGAGAGCGGCACGCACGTCCGCGATTCATGGAACGACCGGAACGGCGCGCGGACTCACGAGAAGTGGGACAGGGACGGTGTGCACGTGCGCGATGCCTGGAACGAACGAACCGGCCGCCACCAACGCGACGTATGGGCCTCGGACGGCACACATGTGCGCGACACGTGGGATGAACTGGGCAACTATCTGCCGGAGGCGTGGAACGCGCAAAGCCAATATCTGCGCAAAGCATGGAACGAACTGACCGCTCGCTTGCAGGACATGTTCAAGCTCGAGCACGGCGGCGAGGCCGGCCCGTCAGGCAATCGGGGCAGGCACGTCTGGTCCGCACCCAGCTCACCGGTCGAAGGTCAGGCCCGGCCAGGAACCGAACGAGGCGATGCATATTTTCATCAGCCGGGCGCGGGCAATCGACGCGCCGGCCCTCCCAATGTGACAACACCTGCATCGCGGCCCGTCGGTGACAATCGATATGGTCGCGGCGCCGGCCCGATCGCTCCCGGAAGCGGCGACGGTGGCGGTTGCGGCGGATCGGCAGGTCCAACGGGCGGCGCAGGCAATACCGGCCCTATGCGGAATGCCGGCCCTTCCGGCGATGCGCCGGACCCCGCCCCGACCACGAATGGCGATGCGTCCCAGTTTTCACAGGCGCAGCTGGTCCGCCTGAATGGCGCAACTCAGAATCTGATACACATCATTGATCGCGCTCTCGAAAGGCTAGACAAGTACGGCGCGAACGACCCTGAACTCAAGAAATGGTTCGGCGACAACGCCGACCCCGAGCAGATCAGGCAGACACTGACGAAGATGCGCGATACGCTTGCGTCCGGAAACTATAAGCTCGTGCTCGACCCGCCGACGCGTGACAACTGGGAAATGGCGCATGTGTCTCCCGACGACGCAAGCCATACGATCCATATCAGGCCCCATATGCTGGACCCGGTATTCGGCAAATACACACCGGAGATCACGCTTGCGCACGAGTTGAGCCATTTCAACGACATCGGCGGGACACGCGACCTGACGTATGGCGACGGGAACGCCAGTGCTCTCGCGCAGACCAACAGCGCGAACGCCATGCACAACGCCGAGAACTACGGCATGTTCATCCGGCAAGTGACGCAGGCATAG
- a CDS encoding PTS sugar transporter subunit IIA, translating into MAGILIIAHAPFATALRECVAHIYGGLPAGIGVIDVSADCDPAQVVAFAHAEIDRLKEENGALVLTDMFGATPANIAGRLATIPDVRVLAGVNLPMLVRAVCYRATPLDVLVDKALAGATKGIHAVGPATAPPAACVTSTADCIPALPPDKALAEACKTGGETSLNRNDA; encoded by the coding sequence ATGGCAGGCATTCTGATCATTGCGCACGCTCCCTTCGCCACCGCGCTACGCGAGTGTGTCGCTCATATTTACGGCGGCTTGCCCGCCGGCATCGGCGTGATCGACGTATCGGCGGATTGCGATCCCGCCCAGGTGGTCGCGTTCGCGCATGCGGAGATCGACAGGCTGAAGGAAGAAAACGGCGCGCTCGTGCTGACCGACATGTTCGGCGCAACGCCTGCGAATATCGCGGGCCGCCTCGCGACGATTCCCGATGTGCGCGTGCTGGCGGGCGTCAATCTGCCGATGCTGGTGCGCGCCGTGTGCTATCGCGCCACGCCCCTCGACGTGCTCGTCGACAAGGCGCTGGCGGGCGCGACCAAAGGCATCCATGCGGTCGGCCCGGCTACGGCGCCGCCTGCCGCTTGCGTCACGAGTACCGCCGACTGCATTCCCGCCTTGCCGCCCGACAAGGCGCTCGCCGAAGCCTGCAAGACGGGTGGAGAAACCAGCTTAAACCGGAACGACGCGTGA
- a CDS encoding P-II family nitrogen regulator: MKLITAIIKPFKLDEAREALSAIGVSGITVTEVKGFGRQKGHTELYRGAEYVVDFLPKVKIEAAVSDDIVDQAIEALERAARTGKIGDGKIFVTPIEQVIRIRTGETGADAL, from the coding sequence ATGAAACTCATTACCGCAATCATCAAGCCGTTCAAGCTCGATGAGGCGCGCGAAGCCCTGTCGGCCATCGGCGTCTCAGGGATCACGGTAACGGAAGTCAAAGGATTTGGCCGTCAGAAGGGCCACACGGAGTTGTATCGGGGAGCCGAGTACGTCGTCGACTTTCTGCCGAAGGTGAAGATCGAAGCCGCTGTGTCGGACGACATCGTCGACCAGGCGATCGAAGCCCTCGAGCGCGCGGCGCGTACGGGCAAGATCGGCGACGGAAAGATCTTCGTCACGCCGATCGAACAGGTGATTCGTATTCGTACCGGCGAGACCGGCGCGGACGCACTGTAA